Proteins from a genomic interval of Youhaiella tibetensis:
- a CDS encoding O-antigen ligase family protein — protein sequence MPAGIHPSGKPMSLVHTTDSAALAGRAAGAEYIQARARAWLPLMVAAWIFSGGIILFEPSFYEFLFLPVLGLAILAGMRLYRSTLPLLVLTIAFVPFSLIAAFQVVNIEMSQAFIFAIVTIFLLLTTYFAANYVAVDTHRRMRAIIIAYAAIAVISSVIGVLGYLHLVPNGDLFLLYGRVKAMFKDPNVFGPFLILPAIYALQRILMTRDLKRMLVAGAIFMIILVGVFASFSRAAWGNFAAASLLCFLMVFLLEAGVRDKVRQIMLALAGGAALIVLLAGIISTPAFNSLFETRASVTQDYDTGETGRLGRQGYAFDLALQHPWGLGPMEFGTLEIAEAPHNSYVTVLHHYGWGGGLAYYLLIILTLWRGFWGLRFKANRLLLIPLLATYVPLVVEAAIIDIDHWRHYFLIVGLIWGVTTFNAADQPRRDREAALI from the coding sequence ATGCCCGCTGGAATCCATCCCTCGGGCAAGCCCATGTCTCTGGTCCACACAACCGACTCCGCGGCCCTCGCCGGCCGCGCCGCCGGCGCGGAATATATCCAGGCACGCGCGCGCGCCTGGTTGCCCCTCATGGTGGCCGCATGGATCTTCTCGGGCGGCATCATTCTCTTCGAGCCCTCGTTCTACGAGTTCCTGTTCCTGCCCGTGCTCGGTCTCGCCATCCTGGCGGGGATGCGCCTCTATCGCTCGACCCTGCCGCTCCTGGTGCTGACCATCGCCTTCGTGCCCTTCTCGCTGATCGCCGCCTTCCAGGTGGTCAACATCGAGATGTCCCAGGCCTTCATCTTCGCCATCGTCACCATCTTCCTGCTGCTCACCACCTATTTCGCCGCCAACTACGTGGCCGTCGACACTCACCGGCGCATGCGGGCGATCATCATCGCCTATGCCGCTATCGCGGTGATCTCGAGCGTGATCGGGGTGCTGGGCTACCTGCACCTGGTGCCCAATGGCGACCTGTTCCTGCTCTATGGCCGCGTCAAGGCCATGTTCAAGGACCCCAACGTCTTCGGCCCGTTCCTCATACTGCCGGCCATCTACGCCCTGCAGCGCATCCTCATGACCCGCGACTTGAAGCGCATGCTCGTCGCAGGCGCCATCTTCATGATCATCCTCGTCGGCGTCTTCGCCAGCTTCTCGCGCGCCGCCTGGGGCAATTTCGCCGCCGCCTCGCTCCTCTGCTTCCTCATGGTGTTCCTGCTCGAAGCCGGCGTTCGCGACAAGGTGCGCCAGATCATGCTCGCCCTGGCGGGCGGCGCCGCGCTCATCGTGCTGCTCGCCGGCATCATCAGCACCCCGGCCTTCAATTCCCTCTTCGAGACCCGCGCCAGCGTCACCCAGGACTACGACACCGGCGAAACCGGCCGTCTCGGACGCCAGGGTTACGCCTTCGATCTGGCGCTCCAGCACCCCTGGGGCCTGGGGCCGATGGAGTTCGGCACGCTCGAAATCGCCGAGGCGCCCCACAACAGCTACGTGACGGTCCTGCACCATTACGGCTGGGGCGGCGGCCTGGCCTATTACCTGCTGATCATCCTCACGCTCTGGCGCGGCTTCTGGGGCCTGCGCTTCAAGGCCAACCGCCTGCTGCTGATCCCGCTGCTGGCGACCTATGTCCCCCTCGTGGTCGAGGCGGCCATCATCGACATCGACCACTGGCGCCACTATTTCCTCATTGTCGGGCTCATCTGGGGCGTCACCACCTTCAACGCCGCCGACCAGCCGCGGCGCGACCGCGAGGCGGCCCTCATCTAG
- a CDS encoding AGE family epimerase/isomerase: protein MPQNPNWTDRPYHRHWLIQQADALFDFFQQPSINPAGGFYELTDDGKPQTWLNGLRQIHVTTRMVHCFSIGSLLGRPGSDEIVDHGLSYIWEKHRDAEHGGYIWSLDNTGLKDTSKQAYGNAFVLLAASSAKVAGRPMADQILADITEVINTRFWEEANGAVTEEFNRDWSPISNYRGQNSNMHLTEALMAAFEATGDRSYLDKAERIADLIINRNARKLGWRVAEHFDSNWVLDEGYRGADMFRPAGTTPGHWLEWARLCLQLWVLGGKKIDWLREAAQGLFKASIELGWDSSRGGFYYTLDWQNQPALKQKLWWPVSEAIGAATFLKAHVGGDYYEDWYRRLWDFAANHLIDIDNGGWHPELTEDLKVGSSLFEGKPDIYHALQACLIPLFPAEGSLTRSIVESGGRI, encoded by the coding sequence ATGCCCCAAAACCCGAACTGGACCGACCGGCCCTATCACCGGCACTGGCTGATCCAACAGGCCGACGCGCTGTTCGATTTCTTCCAGCAGCCCTCGATCAACCCGGCCGGGGGCTTTTACGAGCTCACCGACGACGGCAAGCCGCAGACCTGGCTCAACGGGTTGCGCCAGATCCACGTCACCACGCGCATGGTGCACTGCTTCTCGATCGGGAGCCTACTCGGCCGGCCCGGCTCGGACGAGATCGTCGACCACGGCCTCTCCTATATCTGGGAGAAGCACCGCGACGCCGAGCATGGCGGCTACATCTGGAGCCTGGACAATACCGGCCTCAAGGACACCAGCAAACAGGCCTATGGCAACGCCTTCGTGCTGCTGGCCGCCTCGAGCGCCAAGGTCGCCGGGCGCCCTATGGCCGACCAGATCCTTGCCGACATCACCGAAGTCATCAACACGCGCTTCTGGGAAGAAGCCAATGGCGCGGTGACCGAGGAATTCAACCGCGACTGGTCCCCGATCAGCAATTATCGCGGCCAGAATTCCAACATGCACCTGACCGAGGCGCTGATGGCCGCCTTCGAGGCTACGGGCGACCGCTCATACCTCGACAAGGCCGAGCGCATCGCCGACCTCATCATCAACCGCAATGCCCGCAAGCTCGGCTGGCGCGTGGCCGAGCACTTCGACTCCAACTGGGTGCTCGATGAAGGTTATCGCGGCGCCGACATGTTCCGCCCCGCCGGCACCACGCCCGGCCACTGGCTCGAATGGGCGCGCCTGTGCCTGCAGCTCTGGGTCCTGGGCGGCAAGAAGATCGATTGGCTCAGGGAAGCGGCGCAGGGCCTTTTCAAGGCATCGATCGAGCTGGGCTGGGACTCTTCGCGCGGCGGCTTCTATTACACCCTCGACTGGCAGAACCAGCCGGCGCTCAAGCAGAAGCTCTGGTGGCCGGTCAGCGAAGCCATCGGCGCCGCCACCTTCCTCAAGGCCCATGTCGGCGGGGACTATTACGAAGACTGGTACCGCCGCCTCTGGGACTTCGCCGCCAACCACCTGATCGACATCGACAACGGCGGCTGGCACCCCGAGCTCACCGAAGACCTCAAGGTCGGCTCGAGCCTCTTCGAGGGCAAGCCCGACATCTACCACGCCCTCCAGGCCTGCCTCATCCCGCTCTTCCCCGCCGAAGGCAGCCTCACCAGGTCCATTGTCGAGAGCGGCGGTCGGATCTAG
- a CDS encoding ABC transporter ATP-binding protein: MARFKLDIRAHAFKNVLGFTAQHWARQPMRIASIVGFIMVATIADVLTPLYSGKLVDAVASGAAGDEIAWNAAIAAFWALMALGLGSVVLRQLTFMGIIKLTLRMMSDIVADSFHRLQRFSTDWHANSFAGSTVRKVTRGMWALDLLNDTILVALFPSLVMLVGSTILLGLYWPIMGLIVGVGSLLYIGLTFFLSVGYVAPAATLSNAWDTKLGGALADAISCNTVVKAFGAETREESRLSKVVDKWSHRTDRTWNRGTLNGSVQGVMLLAMRGAILAAGLWLWQTGVASAGDITFVLTTFFILQGYLRDVGMHIRNLQKSINDMEELVDIHHQKLGIDDKPGAKPIVIEEGRIDFDHVDFRYGSHARPLYSDFSVQIAPGEKVGLVGHSGSGKTTFVKLIQRLYDVTGGKIVIDGQDISRVQQSSLRQQIAIVQQEPILFHRSLAENIAYARPGATRAEIEQAARLASAHEFIMALPKGYETLVGERGVKLSGGERQRVAIARAFLADAPILILDEATSSLDSESEVLIQRAMERLMVGRTTLVIAHRLSTVKSLDRLLVFDKGKIVEEGDHAQLIQLQGGIYRRLFERQALELTKGLVLAE, encoded by the coding sequence ATGGCTCGTTTCAAGCTCGACATCCGTGCGCACGCCTTCAAGAACGTGCTCGGATTTACTGCCCAACATTGGGCCAGGCAGCCGATGCGGATCGCGTCCATCGTCGGCTTCATCATGGTCGCGACCATCGCCGACGTGCTGACCCCGCTCTATTCGGGCAAGCTCGTGGATGCCGTCGCCAGCGGCGCGGCGGGCGATGAGATCGCCTGGAATGCCGCCATCGCCGCGTTCTGGGCGCTGATGGCGCTCGGCCTCGGTTCGGTGGTGCTGCGCCAGCTCACCTTCATGGGCATCATCAAGCTGACGCTGCGGATGATGAGCGACATCGTCGCCGATTCCTTCCATCGCCTGCAGCGCTTCTCGACCGACTGGCACGCCAACAGCTTTGCCGGCTCGACCGTGCGCAAGGTCACGCGCGGCATGTGGGCGCTCGATCTCCTCAACGACACCATTCTGGTGGCGCTCTTCCCCTCGCTGGTGATGCTGGTGGGCTCGACGATCCTGCTCGGCCTTTACTGGCCGATCATGGGCCTGATCGTTGGCGTGGGTTCGCTCCTTTATATCGGCCTCACCTTCTTCCTCTCGGTGGGCTATGTCGCCCCGGCCGCCACGCTCTCCAATGCCTGGGACACCAAGCTGGGTGGGGCGCTGGCCGATGCGATCTCGTGCAACACCGTGGTCAAGGCCTTCGGCGCCGAGACGCGCGAGGAATCGCGTCTCTCCAAGGTGGTCGACAAGTGGAGCCACCGTACCGACCGCACCTGGAACCGCGGCACCCTCAACGGCTCGGTGCAGGGCGTGATGCTGCTGGCCATGCGCGGCGCGATCCTGGCTGCCGGCCTCTGGCTCTGGCAGACGGGCGTGGCTTCGGCCGGCGACATCACCTTCGTGCTGACGACGTTCTTCATCCTCCAGGGGTACCTGCGCGACGTGGGCATGCACATCCGCAACCTCCAGAAGTCGATCAACGACATGGAGGAGCTAGTCGACATCCATCACCAGAAGCTGGGGATCGACGACAAGCCCGGCGCCAAGCCGATCGTCATCGAGGAAGGTCGGATCGATTTCGACCATGTCGACTTCCGTTACGGCTCGCATGCTCGTCCGCTCTATTCGGACTTCTCGGTGCAGATCGCGCCGGGCGAGAAGGTGGGCCTCGTGGGGCACTCGGGCTCGGGCAAGACCACGTTCGTCAAGCTCATCCAGCGTCTCTACGACGTGACGGGCGGCAAGATCGTGATCGACGGGCAGGATATCTCGAGGGTGCAGCAATCCTCGCTGCGCCAGCAGATCGCCATCGTGCAGCAGGAGCCGATCCTCTTCCACCGCTCGCTGGCCGAGAACATCGCCTATGCCCGCCCCGGCGCCACCCGCGCCGAGATCGAGCAGGCAGCCCGCCTCGCCAGCGCCCACGAGTTCATCATGGCTCTGCCCAAGGGCTACGAGACGCTGGTGGGTGAACGCGGCGTGAAACTCTCGGGCGGCGAGCGGCAGCGCGTCGCCATCGCCCGGGCCTTCCTCGCCGACGCACCGATCCTCATCCTCGATGAGGCCACCTCGAGCCTCGACTCGGAAAGCGAAGTGCTGATCCAGCGGGCCATGGAGCGGCTGATGGTGGGGCGGACCACGCTCGTCATCGCGCACCGGCTCTCAACGGTGAAGTCGCTCGATCGCCTCCTGGTGTTCGACAAGGGCAAGATCGTCGAGGAGGGGGATCACGCTCAGCTGATCCAGCTTCAGGGCGGGATCTATCGCCGGCTGTTCGAACGGCAGGCGCTGGAGCTGACCAAGGGGTTGGTGCTGGCGGAGTGA
- a CDS encoding ABC transporter permease encodes MHLLGGVYAIWLREVKRALRDRGQLIGGISRPLLWVLIMGIGLNPYFRGEIYGEVRFVVPYTYLQFIFPAVIVLNIMYTSVQSAVSVIWDREFGFLREVLVSPMPRSLILFGKILGGTTVAVLHGCLVLILARFADVTFGLDQLLKGLGLMALLAFGLTSLGVIIANRVRSFEGFGVFSNAIILPLYFTSSSIFPLDPALSRAQMTVIYPEWLIVLVTWNPITYAVDALRGVFLNFNQFDPMLGPTIILAMAVGFFLIALWEFQRN; translated from the coding sequence TTGCATCTGCTCGGAGGGGTCTATGCCATCTGGCTGCGCGAGGTGAAGCGCGCCCTGCGCGATCGCGGCCAGCTCATCGGCGGCATCAGCCGCCCCCTGCTCTGGGTGCTCATCATGGGCATAGGCCTCAACCCCTATTTCCGCGGCGAGATCTACGGCGAAGTCCGCTTCGTCGTGCCCTATACCTACCTCCAGTTCATCTTCCCTGCCGTCATCGTCCTCAACATCATGTACACCTCCGTGCAATCGGCGGTGTCGGTGATCTGGGATCGCGAATTCGGTTTCCTGCGCGAAGTGCTGGTCTCGCCCATGCCGCGCAGCCTCATCCTCTTCGGCAAGATCCTGGGCGGCACCACCGTTGCCGTGCTCCACGGCTGCCTCGTCCTCATCCTCGCGCGCTTCGCCGACGTCACCTTCGGCCTCGACCAGTTGCTCAAGGGCCTGGGCCTGATGGCGCTCCTCGCCTTCGGGCTCACCTCGCTCGGGGTCATCATCGCCAATCGCGTGCGCAGCTTTGAGGGCTTCGGCGTCTTTTCGAACGCCATCATCCTGCCCCTCTACTTCACCTCGAGCTCGATCTTCCCGCTCGATCCGGCGCTCTCGCGCGCCCAGATGACGGTGATCTATCCCGAGTGGCTCATCGTGCTGGTTACCTGGAACCCCATCACTTACGCGGTCGATGCCCTGCGTGGCGTCTTCCTCAACTTCAACCAGTTCGACCCCATGCTCGGGCCCACCATCATCCTCGCCATGGCCGTTGGGTTCTTCCTCATCGCCCTCTGGGAATTCCAGAGGAACTGA
- a CDS encoding carbohydrate ABC transporter permease, with protein MTTTLATTEPRSNERPRWNGISLSKAIIFTLIILASVVAAFPLVWMVLTSLKTPQETMAVPPVWFPATPNLDAYRQVADVISVGRSFINSAIIAVFTTGAILVTSLMAGYAFAKYQFKGRNVLFSVLIATMFLPPIVTLIPLYRIVGYLGLNASLAGVIVPNLANAFGIFLMRQFIKGVPDELIDAARMDGASELKIVFQIVAPSVMPAIAALALFAFVYHWNSYLWPLTVLQGNTDQYPIVISLSRLLSYNRGAMNTGLVMAGATLAVLPPLILFVFLQRFFVDSIVATGVKG; from the coding sequence ATGACCACGACCCTTGCCACAACCGAACCGCGCAGCAACGAGCGTCCGCGCTGGAACGGCATCAGCCTGTCCAAGGCGATCATCTTCACGCTCATCATCCTGGCTTCGGTGGTCGCCGCCTTCCCGCTGGTGTGGATGGTGCTGACCAGCCTCAAGACCCCGCAGGAAACCATGGCGGTGCCGCCGGTCTGGTTCCCGGCGACGCCGAACCTGGATGCCTATCGCCAGGTGGCCGACGTCATCAGCGTCGGGCGCTCGTTCATCAATTCGGCGATCATCGCGGTCTTCACGACGGGCGCGATCCTCGTGACCTCGCTGATGGCCGGCTATGCCTTCGCCAAATATCAGTTCAAGGGCCGGAACGTGCTGTTCTCGGTGCTGATCGCCACCATGTTCCTGCCGCCCATCGTGACGCTGATCCCGCTCTACCGGATCGTGGGCTATCTCGGGCTCAACGCCAGCCTGGCCGGCGTCATCGTGCCGAACCTCGCCAATGCCTTCGGCATCTTCCTCATGCGCCAGTTCATCAAGGGCGTGCCGGACGAGCTGATCGACGCCGCCCGCATGGATGGCGCCTCCGAGCTCAAGATCGTCTTCCAGATCGTCGCCCCCTCGGTGATGCCGGCAATCGCGGCCCTGGCGCTCTTCGCCTTCGTCTACCACTGGAACAGCTATCTGTGGCCGCTCACGGTGCTGCAGGGCAATACCGACCAGTACCCCATCGTCATCTCGCTCTCGCGCCTGCTCTCCTATAACCGCGGCGCGATGAATACGGGCCTCGTCATGGCCGGCGCAACGCTGGCGGTATTGCCGCCGCTGATCCTCTTCGTCTTCCTGCAGCGCTTCTTTGTGGATTCCATCGTCGCCACGGGGGTGAAGGGATGA
- a CDS encoding DMT family transporter has protein sequence MSPRPHNLPLGILAGIGAGAFWGGVFLLPKVLPEFSPFELTVGRYLVYGLVSLMLLAPQWRRIVRVVRAADWVALVRLSMLGNIVYYVFLVEAIHLGGIAIASLIVGLIPVVVTLVGSRDHGAIALKSLAGPLLVIAVGMVLINYDLFAIDPGGADPWLKLVGVICAVVALGCWSAYAVGNARWLGKIHAISSQDWSLLTGLVTGGLAVILAIPVFALSTGHEASAWMNFWIGNAVIAIGASVIANSLWNAASRLLPLTLSGQMIIFETLFALLYGFLFEQRFPRPLEMLAIAALIIGVTWSARLHQSHAVQHQ, from the coding sequence ATGTCACCTCGTCCTCACAACCTTCCGCTCGGCATTCTTGCCGGTATCGGCGCCGGCGCCTTCTGGGGCGGGGTGTTCCTGTTGCCCAAGGTATTGCCCGAGTTCTCGCCGTTCGAGCTGACGGTCGGGCGTTACCTCGTCTACGGGCTGGTGTCGCTGATGCTCCTCGCCCCGCAATGGCGGCGGATCGTCCGGGTGGTCCGGGCCGCCGACTGGGTGGCGCTCGTCCGCCTCTCCATGCTCGGCAACATCGTCTATTACGTCTTCCTGGTCGAAGCGATCCACCTGGGCGGCATCGCCATCGCCTCGCTGATCGTGGGCCTCATCCCGGTCGTCGTCACCCTTGTCGGCTCGCGCGACCACGGCGCCATCGCGCTCAAGAGCCTCGCCGGCCCGCTGCTGGTCATTGCGGTGGGCATGGTGCTCATCAACTACGATCTCTTCGCCATCGATCCGGGCGGAGCCGACCCCTGGCTCAAGCTCGTCGGCGTCATCTGCGCCGTGGTGGCGCTAGGCTGCTGGTCGGCCTATGCCGTGGGCAATGCCCGCTGGCTGGGCAAGATCCACGCCATCTCGAGCCAGGACTGGTCGCTGCTGACGGGCCTCGTCACCGGCGGCCTGGCCGTGATCCTGGCAATCCCGGTCTTTGCGCTCTCGACCGGGCACGAAGCCTCCGCCTGGATGAACTTCTGGATCGGCAACGCCGTCATCGCCATCGGCGCCTCGGTCATCGCCAACAGCCTCTGGAACGCCGCCAGCCGCTTGCTGCCGCTCACGCTTTCCGGCCAGATGATCATCTTTGAAACCCTCTTTGCGCTGCTATACGGATTCCTCTTCGAACAGCGCTTCCCCCGGCCGCTCGAAATGCTGGCGATCGCGGCCCTCATCATCGGCGTCACCTGGTCGGCCCGGCTGCACCAGAGCCACGCCGTTCAGCATCAATAA
- a CDS encoding ATP-binding cassette domain-containing protein produces MPGSPIIELRNLGKHYGNTVALDDINLDILDNEAFALLGPNGAGKTTLLHILCSILTPDSGTATIAGFDVVRQPLRARKNLGVVFQEPSLDDRLTVYENLDFHCLIYQVPARERKRRIAEVLELVELSDWRDKLVRTLSSGMKRRLEIARALVHDSRIVFLDEPTVGLDVQSRARIWGYLDELRKRRQLTLVVTTHYIEEVENCDRVCIIDQGRIMAIGTPAGLKSDYGHQSLRVVPIDADALGEIRAAYPEAGQQDDELVMPVPDDRFAGAFLARYGNRVKEFVLDTPSLEQVFLALTGRALRDKEASGRERTYAFGRRGGEHTR; encoded by the coding sequence ATGCCAGGCTCGCCGATCATCGAACTGCGCAATCTCGGCAAGCACTACGGCAACACCGTCGCGCTCGACGACATCAACCTGGATATCCTCGACAACGAAGCCTTCGCCCTGCTCGGGCCGAACGGAGCGGGCAAGACCACCCTGCTTCATATCCTCTGCTCGATCCTCACCCCGGATTCGGGCACCGCCACCATCGCCGGGTTCGACGTCGTCCGGCAGCCGCTGCGCGCCCGCAAGAATCTCGGCGTCGTCTTCCAGGAGCCGAGCCTGGACGACCGACTGACCGTCTACGAAAACCTCGATTTCCACTGCCTGATCTACCAGGTGCCCGCCCGCGAGCGGAAACGGCGCATCGCCGAAGTGCTCGAACTGGTCGAGCTTTCCGACTGGCGCGACAAGCTCGTCCGTACCCTCTCTTCGGGCATGAAGCGGCGCCTCGAGATCGCGCGCGCCCTCGTCCACGATTCCCGCATCGTCTTCCTCGACGAACCCACCGTCGGGCTCGACGTGCAGTCGCGCGCCCGCATCTGGGGCTACCTCGATGAACTGCGCAAACGCCGCCAGCTCACCCTCGTGGTCACCACCCACTACATCGAGGAAGTGGAGAATTGCGACCGGGTCTGCATCATCGACCAGGGCCGCATCATGGCCATCGGCACCCCGGCGGGTCTCAAGAGCGACTATGGCCACCAATCCCTGCGCGTGGTCCCCATCGACGCCGATGCCCTGGGCGAGATCCGCGCCGCCTATCCCGAGGCGGGCCAGCAGGACGACGAACTCGTCATGCCCGTTCCCGATGATCGCTTCGCCGGCGCGTTCCTGGCGCGCTACGGCAACCGGGTGAAGGAATTCGTCCTCGATACGCCAAGCCTCGAACAGGTGTTCCTGGCGCTGACCGGCCGCGCCCTGCGCGACAAGGAGGCCTCGGGCCGCGAGCGCACCTATGCCTTCGGCCGCCGCGGCGGTGAACACACCCGATAA
- a CDS encoding carbohydrate ABC transporter permease, producing the protein MQRQTIGSLAVMLGPAVAVIGVFIFVPMLLTIWLSFQNWSTQTGFETAQFIGLKNFFDIFSNTSIGRDFKGALVNTAIYTALSVIIILPLSVGLGLLVHQKHVKGGVFLRTVLFSTYMVPMIAVALVFSKLYSPTEGPLNQILGWFGIGPQTWLSSPNTALFSIVILNVWQQIGYFTVLVVAGLTQIPVSLYEAAEIDGARADQKFRTITLPLLANTMLFASVIAIINAVQVFEPVALITQGGPVNSTNVLTYHIRRVGIERAQGGLGSAMAVTLMLSLIVAIVALFAFFGRKGDRA; encoded by the coding sequence ATGCAACGACAGACTATAGGATCGCTGGCCGTCATGCTGGGCCCGGCCGTCGCTGTGATCGGCGTCTTCATCTTTGTGCCGATGCTGCTCACCATCTGGCTGTCGTTCCAGAACTGGTCGACGCAGACCGGTTTCGAGACGGCCCAGTTCATCGGCCTCAAGAATTTCTTCGATATCTTCTCGAACACCTCGATCGGCCGCGACTTCAAGGGCGCGCTGGTCAACACCGCGATCTACACGGCGCTCTCGGTCATCATCATCCTGCCGCTCTCGGTGGGGCTGGGCCTGCTGGTGCACCAGAAGCACGTCAAGGGCGGGGTGTTCCTGCGCACGGTGCTGTTTTCCACCTACATGGTGCCGATGATCGCGGTGGCCCTGGTGTTCTCGAAGCTCTATTCGCCGACCGAGGGGCCGCTCAACCAGATCCTGGGCTGGTTCGGCATCGGGCCGCAGACCTGGCTATCTTCGCCCAATACGGCGCTCTTCTCGATCGTCATCCTCAATGTCTGGCAGCAGATCGGCTACTTCACCGTGCTGGTGGTGGCAGGGCTGACGCAGATCCCCGTCTCTCTTTATGAAGCGGCCGAAATCGATGGCGCGCGGGCGGACCAGAAGTTCCGCACCATCACGCTGCCGCTTCTCGCCAACACCATGCTCTTCGCCTCGGTCATCGCCATCATCAACGCGGTGCAGGTGTTCGAGCCGGTGGCGCTCATCACGCAGGGCGGGCCGGTCAATTCCACCAATGTCCTCACCTATCATATCCGGCGCGTCGGCATCGAACGCGCGCAGGGCGGGCTGGGCTCGGCCATGGCGGTGACGCTGATGCTCTCGCTGATCGTGGCCATCGTCGCCCTTTTTGCCTTCTTCGGACGCAAGGGAGACCGCGCATGA
- a CDS encoding ABC transporter substrate-binding protein — protein sequence MKLNRSISCAAIAIVAMTPGTAWAVDVSFLTHWAPDTVAKLEAAAKTYSEAHPDVAITVRAVPFGDLLTTLRTSGGGAGGATIAGIYDAWLPDLAKDALVAPAPEAVAADVTANWPAGIVSAASQKGTLYGVPNEIDVYALNYNKKLFEEAGIAGPPKTWDEFLAAAKALTNKDKGQQGFGLINSWAAGVLHPFASLLVSNGGDLVVDGKPTLDTEQAKQTFELYETLIKEGYSDPAMATADANTTGPFLDNFVSGKTGMIIMANWWESALKAGMGDAFADIATAPIPVGPSGDKARSISYSWMTVVNSKASPEEQAAAWDFLTWLNGPESGPEGASAMADILISMGILPSRNSDVTALSGKLSDPFLAGYTATLADAKPFPTVLGGQEFSEALQKTLEAMQFGQLNAADAQANAQADAEEILTRNAQ from the coding sequence ATGAAGCTTAACCGGAGCATTTCTTGCGCCGCCATCGCCATCGTCGCGATGACGCCGGGTACTGCCTGGGCCGTCGACGTGTCGTTCCTGACGCACTGGGCGCCCGATACCGTTGCCAAGCTCGAAGCTGCCGCCAAGACCTATTCGGAAGCGCATCCGGATGTGGCGATCACCGTGCGCGCCGTGCCGTTCGGCGACCTGCTGACGACGCTGCGCACTTCGGGCGGCGGCGCTGGTGGCGCCACCATTGCCGGCATCTATGACGCCTGGCTGCCGGACCTCGCCAAGGACGCGCTCGTCGCTCCGGCTCCCGAAGCCGTTGCTGCCGACGTCACCGCCAACTGGCCGGCCGGTATCGTCTCGGCGGCCAGCCAGAAGGGCACCCTCTATGGCGTGCCGAACGAAATCGACGTCTACGCGCTCAACTACAACAAGAAGCTCTTCGAGGAAGCCGGCATCGCCGGGCCGCCCAAGACCTGGGACGAGTTCCTGGCCGCCGCCAAGGCGCTCACCAACAAGGACAAGGGCCAGCAGGGTTTCGGGCTCATCAATTCCTGGGCCGCGGGCGTGCTGCATCCCTTCGCTTCGCTGCTCGTCTCCAATGGCGGCGACCTCGTGGTCGACGGCAAGCCGACGCTCGATACCGAGCAGGCCAAGCAGACCTTCGAGCTCTACGAGACGCTGATCAAGGAAGGCTATTCCGATCCGGCGATGGCTACGGCCGACGCCAACACCACCGGGCCGTTCCTGGACAATTTCGTCTCGGGCAAGACCGGCATGATCATCATGGCCAATTGGTGGGAATCCGCCCTCAAGGCCGGCATGGGCGATGCCTTTGCCGATATCGCCACCGCGCCCATTCCCGTGGGGCCGTCGGGCGACAAGGCCCGCTCGATCTCCTATTCGTGGATGACCGTGGTCAATTCCAAGGCCTCGCCGGAAGAACAGGCCGCCGCCTGGGACTTCCTCACCTGGCTCAACGGACCCGAATCCGGGCCGGAAGGCGCTTCGGCCATGGCCGATATCCTCATCTCGATGGGTATCCTGCCCTCGCGCAATTCCGACGTGACCGCGCTTTCGGGCAAGCTCTCCGACCCGTTCCTCGCCGGCTACACCGCCACGCTCGCCGACGCCAAGCCGTTCCCGACCGTGCTCGGCGGCCAGGAATTCTCGGAAGCCCTGCAGAAGACGCTCGAAGCCATGCAGTTCGGTCAGCTTAATGCCGCCGATGCCCAGGCGAACGCGCAGGCTGACGCCGAGGAAATCCTGACGCGCAACGCGCAGTAA
- a CDS encoding DUF1127 domain-containing protein, with translation MNIRQKLAQFAQYQQTVRELSALDNRQLKDLGITRADIKTIARGAAL, from the coding sequence ATGAACATCCGCCAGAAACTCGCCCAGTTCGCCCAGTATCAGCAGACCGTCCGTGAGCTCTCCGCTCTCGACAACCGTCAGCTCAAGGACCTCGGCATCACCCGGGCAGACATCAAGACCATCGCTCGCGGCGCAGCGCTCTAA